A section of the Geoanaerobacter pelophilus genome encodes:
- a CDS encoding DNA adenine methylase: protein MNKPIFPWIGGKRRLAKHILPLIPEHTCYVEPCAGAAAILFMKEQSKVEVLNDINLDLVTLYRVVQHHLEEFLRQFKWALTSRKIFEWLQETPPETLTDIQRAARFFYLQKLSFGGKVDGRTFGTATTSMPRLNLLRLEEDLSQAHIRLARVCIEHLTWQRCMTKYDRSHTVFYLDPPYWQTEGYGVPFGIEQYQEMAEMMRAVKGHAILSINDHPDIQEIFKSFSSKLVDIDYTVGGGAKGVGRKELIIWNW, encoded by the coding sequence ATGAATAAACCGATTTTCCCATGGATAGGAGGCAAGAGAAGACTTGCCAAACATATATTGCCGCTCATCCCGGAGCATACCTGTTATGTAGAACCTTGCGCCGGGGCTGCTGCCATCCTCTTTATGAAAGAGCAATCCAAGGTTGAAGTGCTGAACGATATCAATCTTGACTTGGTCACATTATATAGAGTAGTCCAGCATCATCTTGAGGAGTTTTTACGACAGTTTAAATGGGCTTTAACCAGTCGTAAAATCTTCGAGTGGCTGCAGGAAACGCCACCGGAAACATTGACGGATATCCAGCGAGCAGCGCGGTTTTTTTACCTGCAAAAGCTATCATTTGGCGGCAAGGTTGATGGCCGGACATTCGGCACGGCAACGACAAGCATGCCCCGATTGAATTTGCTGCGGCTTGAAGAGGATCTCAGCCAGGCACATATAAGACTGGCCAGGGTTTGTATCGAGCATTTAACCTGGCAGCGCTGCATGACCAAGTATGATCGGTCGCACACGGTTTTCTATCTGGATCCACCGTATTGGCAAACCGAGGGTTATGGGGTTCCTTTTGGGATCGAGCAATACCAGGAGATGGCTGAAATGATGCGGGCAGTGAAAGGCCATGCCATTCTAAGTATCAATGACCATCCCGACATCCAGGAGATCTTTAAGAGCTTCTCTTCCAAGCTGGTGGATATAGACTATACAGTTGGTGGAGGAGCTAAGGGAGTAGGGAGGAAAGAGTTGATCATCTGGAACTGGTGA